The Daucus carota subsp. sativus chromosome 2, DH1 v3.0, whole genome shotgun sequence genome includes a window with the following:
- the LOC108209396 gene encoding DEAD-box ATP-dependent RNA helicase 8, producing the protein MNSRGRFPPGLAGGRGGNFNPNPNYQNRNYQHQNHQGQRNSNSNVQVHQQQQFQQQQWLRRNPGGADSGNDEVEKTVQSEAVDSGSQDWKAQLKLPPQDTRYRTEDVTATKGNEFEDYFLKRELLMGIYEKGFERPSPVQEESIPIALTGSDILARAKNGTGKTAAFCIPALERIDQDKNVIQVVILVPTRELALQTSQVCKELGKHLKIEVMVTTGGTSLKDDIMRLYQPVHLLVGTPGRILDLAKKGICDLKNCGMLVMDEADKLLSPEFQPSIQHLISFLPTNRQILMFSATFPVTVKDFKDRYLQKTYVINLMDELTLKGITQFYAFVEERQKVHCLNTLFSKLQINQSIIFCNSVNRVELLARKITELGYSCFYIHAKMLQDHRNRVFHDFRNGACRNLVCTDLFTRGIDIQAVNVVINFDFPKSAETYLHRVGRSGRFGHLGLAVNLITYEDRFNLYRIEQELGTEIKQIPPQIDQAIYCQ; encoded by the exons ATGAATTCTCGAGGTAGGTTTCCGCCCGGACTCGCCGGCGGCCGCGGTGGCAATtttaaccctaaccctaattatCAAAACAGAAATTATCAGCACCAAAATCACCAGGGGCAGAGGAATAGTAATAGTAATGTGCAGGTGCATcagcagcaacagtttcagcaaCAACAGTGGCTTAGAAGGAATCCAGGGGGAGCAGATTCGGGTAATGACGAGGTCGAGAAGACTGTGCAATCGGAAGCTGTGGATTCTGG gtcACAAGATTGGAAGGCACAACTAAAGCTTCCTCCTCAGGATACTCGCTACCGGACAGAG GATGTGACAGCCACCAAAGGAAATGAATTTGAAGACTATTTTCTAAAACGTGAACTACTAATGGGAATATATGAGAAGGGTTTCGAGAGGCCATCTCCTGTTCAGGAGGAAAGCATTCCTATTGCTCTAACTGGTAGTGATATTCTTGCAAGGGCTAAAAACGGTACAGGAAAAACAGCCGCCTTTTGCATTCCAGCATTGGAAAGGATAGATCAAGATAAAAATGTGATTCAAG TTGTTATACTTGTCCCTACTCGAGAACTGGCCCTTCAAACTTCACAAGTTTGCAAGGAGCTTGGGAAGCATTTGAAAATTGAAGTCATGGTCACAACTGGTGGAACCAGCTTGAAAGATGACATTATGCGGCTGTATCAACCTGTTCATTTACTTGTTGGTACTCCAGGAAGAATCTTAGATCTAGCAAAGAAGGGTATTTGCGATTTAAAAAATTGTGGTATGCTTGTTATGGATGAG GCTGATAAGCTCTTGTCGCCAGAGTTTCAACCTTCTATACAACATCTCATTAGTTTTTTGCCTACAAATCGCCAAATTTTGATGTTTTCAGCCACATTTCCTGTGACGGTTAAGGATTTTAAGGATAGATATTTGCAGAAGACCTATGTAATTAACCTGATGGATGAGCTTACTCTTAAGGGAATAACACAGTTTTATGCTTTCGTTGAAGAGAGACAAAAAGTTCACTGCCTGAACACCCTTTTCTCAAAG CTTCAGATTAATCAGTCAATCATTTTCTGCAATTCTGTAAATCGTGTGGAACTGCTGGCCAGGAAAATTACTGAGCTCGGTTACTCTTGTTTCTATATTCATGCAAAGATGCTTCAGGATCATCGCAACAGAGTATTTCATGATTTTCGGAATGGTGCATGTAGGAATCTTGTCTGCACAG ATCTTTTTACAAGAGGGATTGATATTCAAGCTGTCAATGTTGTCATCAACTTTGATTTCCCTAAAAGTGCTGAAACTTATCTTCATAGG GTTGGTCGATCCGGGAGGTTTGGACATCTTGGGTTGGCAGTGAATCTTATTACTTACGAGGATCGCTTTAATTT GTACAGGATTGAACAAGAGCTTGGAACTGAGATCAAACAGATTCCTCCCCAAATTGATCAGGCTATATACTGCCAGTGA
- the LOC108209397 gene encoding uncharacterized protein LOC108209397 gives MGVSRYFLILFVAAIISMQWLDLSIFSGNPFQKYILQPQKAQIYPPLNCSDTCPPKFYAKSNLGTSSQTCPDYFRWIYEDLRPWKKTGITKEMVDRGKDHAHIRLVIVNGTVYMEKFDRPVFQTRDVFTVWGILQLLRLYPGQLPDVDLMIECGDKPKFLKEDYDKQNVVPPVFHYCGDDSSYDIVFPDWSYWGWPELKIKPWEVIKKDLEEANNVTKWENREPYAYWKGNAKLGRRPELVKCNLSEEHDWNARIYAIDWQKERRAEGFKNSDLTDQCTHKYKIYVEGNAWSVSEKYILACDSVTLIINTHFYDFFTRSLVPTVHYWPINENQECRSIKFAVDWGNHHPEKAKEIGEQGSRFVQTEVQMKYVYDYMFHLFSEYSKLLRYKPTVPANATEVCSESLVCSGVGMKKRLKLQSLVKSPSVTGPCNMPNPYEPAALQEFLERKGNLTRQVELWESSYNTGVSKFETDV, from the exons ATGGGCGTTTCCCGCTATTTTTTAATCCTCTTTGTTGCTGCAATTATTTCTATGCAATGGCTTGATCTT TCCATATTCAGTGGCAATCCATTTCAGAAGTACATTCTTCAGCCCCAGAAGGCTCAAATTTATCCACCTCTGAATTGCTCGGACACGTGTCCTCCAAAATTTTACGCGAAAAGTAATCTGGGCACGTCTTCCCAGACATGCCCGGATTACTTTCGATGGATTTATGAAGACTTGAGGCCGTGGAAGAAGACTGGGATCACCAAAGAAATGGTGGATAGAGGGAAGGATCATGCACATATCAGACTAGTCATCGTGAATGGGACAGTGTACATGGAGAAGTTCGATCGGCCAGTGTTCCAGACCAGAGATGTGTTCACAGTATGGGGGATTTTGCAGCTTCTTAGGCTCTATCCAGGCCAATTGCCTGATGTGGATTTGATGATCGAGTGTGGAGACAAGCCCAAATTCTTGAAGGAGGATTATGATAAACAAAATGTTGTGCCTCCGGTTTTTCATTATTGTGGAGACGACTCGAGTTATGATATTGTCTTTCCTGATTGGTCCTATTGGGGTTG GCCAGAGCTAAAGATAAAGCCATGGGAAGTGATTAAGAAGGATTTGGAAGAGGCCAACAATGTAACTAAATGGGAGAACAGAGAACCCTATGCTTACTGGAAGGGAAATGCTAAATTAGGAAGAAGACCAGAGCTCGTCAAATGCAACTTATCAGAAGAACACGACTGGAATGCTAGAATCTACGCGATA GATTGGCAAAAAGAACGGCGAGCTGAAGGGTTTAAGAACTCAGACTTGACAGATCAATGCACACATAA ATATAAAATCTATGTTGAAGGAAATGCATGGTCAGTAAGCGAAAAGTACATATTAGCATGTGATTCAGTTACCCTGATCATAAACACGCATTTTTATGATTTCTTCACAAGAAGTTTGGTGCCCACAGTGCATTACTGGCCTATAAATGAAAACCAAGAATGCAGATCGATCAAATTTGCTGTCGACTGGGGCAACCACCACCCGGAAAAG GCAAAGGAGATAGGGGAACAAGGAAGCAGATTCGTACAAACAGAGGTCCAGATGAAATACGTGTATGATTACATGTTTCATTTGTTTTCTGAATACTCTAAACTTCTGAGGTACAAACCAACCGTTCCAGCTAACGCGACAGAAGTATGTTCAGAATCACTGGTTTGCTCCGGGGTAGGGATGAAGAAGAGGCTCAAATTACAGTCACTGGTGAAGAGTCCTTCAGTCACTGGTCCTTGCAACATGCCTAATCCTTATGAACCTGCAGCTCTTCAAGAATTTCttgaaagaaaaggaaatttaACAAGGCAAGTTGAGTTATGGGAATCAAGTTACAATACCGgagtttcaaaatttgaaaccgATGTCTAG